The following coding sequences lie in one Nakaseomyces glabratus chromosome K, complete sequence genomic window:
- the HSP30 gene encoding Hsp30p (CAGL0K07337g~Has domain(s) with predicted ion channel activity, role in ion transport and membrane localization): protein MVDIFTDVIQNKGGNRAISVNPPHDLDFHITKRGSDWLWAVFACFGLLMVVYIFLFFIAELKGSRITRYAIAPAFLIAMFEFFGYFTYASNLGWTGVQAEFNHVTVDTPVTGLVPGVRQIFYSKFCAWFLSWPCLLFLIELAGIGTTLNPGEEISALDLIHSLLVQMTGTLYWVVALLVGALIHSTYKWGYFTFGAAAMLVVQGIQVRRQFFVLKTRGFTACLLILSMLIVWAYFICWGVSEGGNKIQPDSEAIFYGILDLCIFGILPAYLVFITNHYGLWPSFKLTKSGEQEMYPEKVEDPESVRASGETAI from the coding sequence atggTTGATATCTTTACGGACGTCATACAGAACAAGGGCGGTAACAGGGCCATCAGCGTCAACCCACCTCACGACCTAGATTTCCACATCACTAAGCGTGGTTCTGATTGGTTATGGGCTGTGTTCGCATGCTTCGGTCTGTTGATGGTCGTTTACATCTTTTTATTCTTCATTGCTGAATTGAAGGGTTCCCGTATCACCCGTTACGCTATCGCTCCTGCCTTCTTAATCGCCATGTTCGAGTTTTTCGGCTACTTCACATACGCTTCTAATTTGGGTTGGACTGGTGTACAAGCAGAATTCAACCACGTTACTGTCGACACTCCAGTCACTGGTTTGGTACCAGGTGTGAGACAGATATTCTACTCCAAATTCTGTGCTTGGTTCCTATCATGGCCATGTCTATTGTTCTTGATTGAACTGGCCGGTATCGGTACTACTTTGAACCCAGGTGAGGAGATCTCTGCTTTGGATTTGATCCACTCCCTATTGGTTCAAATGACTGGTACTTTGTACTGGGTCGTCGCTTTGCTGGTTGGTGCTTTGATCCACTCTACTTACAAATGGGGTTACTTCACCTTTGGTGCTGCCGCCATGCTTGTCGTGCAAGGTATCCAAGTCAGAAGACAATTCTTTGTCTTGAAGACTAGAGGTTTCACTGCTTGTCTATTGATCTTGTCCATGTTGATCGTTTGGGCTTACTTCATCTGTTGGGGTGTGTCTGAAGGTGGTAACAAGATTCAACCAGACTCCGAAGCTATCTTTTACGGTATCTTGGACTTGTGTATCTTTGGTATCTTGCCAGCTTACCTAGTTTTCATTACGAACCACTACGGTCTATGGCCAAGCTTTAAGCTAACCAAATCTGGGGAACAAGAAATGTACCCAGAAAAGGTTGAAGACCCTGAATCTGTGAGAGCTTCTGGTGAAACTGCTATCTGA
- the COA6 gene encoding Coa6p (CAGL0K07315g~Ortholog(s) have role in cellular copper ion homeostasis, mitochondrial respiratory chain complex IV assembly and mitochondrial intermembrane space, nucleus localization) — protein sequence MGLFSKEPKIENNRANRKKCWESRDKFFSCLDKNDILKPSDGVSKCKAENQQYETDCVSSWVKYFNEKRIVDFKREQMLKQVEEQNAKLSK from the coding sequence ATGGGACTGTTTAGTAAAGAACCCAAGATAGAAAATAACCGTGCCAACAGGAAGAAATGCTGGGAGAGCCGAGACAAGTTCTTCAGTTGTCTCGATAAGAACGATATATTAAAACCCAGCGACGGTGTGTCTAAATGCAAAGCTGAGAACCAGCAATACGAGACTGATTGTGTGTCTTCATGGGTTAAATATTTCAACGAGAAGAGGATAGTGGATTTCAAAAGAGAACAGATGTTAAAGCAAGTAGAAGAACAGAACGCAAAACTCTCAAAATGA
- the FAA4 gene encoding long-chain fatty acid-CoA ligase FAA4 (CAGL0K07293g~Ortholog(s) have long-chain fatty acid-CoA ligase activity and role in long-chain fatty acid import, long-chain fatty-acyl-CoA metabolic process, sphingoid long-chain base transport), whose product MVQVSAIYGKAANEHETAPRVNALRARDGPLTRPLDSNASTVYELALESFQKGGNRRGMGWREITEIHEEVKIIVKKIDGKNVPQEKTWLYYEMTPYRHNTYRELISIMHNLGRGMVKAGIKPNGENKLHIFASTSHKWMKMFLGAQSQNIPVVTAYDTLGERGLIHSMLQTESNAVFTDNDLLTKLINPLKEAKDLKFLIHSETINPKDTRQNGKLYKNAKEALAKIKEVRPDLTIISFDELLRLGKKSKHEIEPHPPKPEDLSCIMYTSGSTGDPKGVVLTHANIVAGVGGVCHNVYGDVGQNDRIIAFLPLAHIFELAFELAAFYWNGILGYANVKTLTNLSVRRCQGDMVEFKPTIMVGVAAVWETVRKGILAKLGELPAYTQKIFWTAYKSKVKLDEAGLPGGGLISKLVFKKVKEATGGCLRIIMNGGSPISEDAQRFLTNVLCPMLIGYGLTETVANATVLSLKAFKYGIAGDLSGAIQVKLVDAAELGYLAKDNQGEIWIKGAPVMSEYFKNEEETKKALTEDGWFRTGDIGEWNEDGQLIIIDRKKNLVKTLNGEYIALEKLESLYRSNKYVQNICVYADQTKVKPVGIVVGNMKPLEALANSLGLLTGEETIDSVLHDKKLAAAVLKDMLATGKSQGLNGIELLQGIVFFDDEWTPQNGYVTSAQKLKRKEILEAVKDQVEAVYKN is encoded by the coding sequence ATGGTACAAGTCTCTGCTATATACGGCAAAGCTGCCAACGAGCATGAAACTGCTCCAAGGGTTAATGCGCTGAGAGCTCGTGATGGGCCCTTGACTAGACCTTTGGACTCTAATGCGTCTACTGTGTATGAATTGGCTCTAGAATCCTTCCAAAAAGGTGGCAACCGTAGAGGTATGGGCTGGAGAGAGATCACTGAGATACATGAAGAAGTGAAGATTATCGTCAAGAAGATCGACGGTAAGAATGTTCCACAGGAGAAGACGTGGTTGTACTACGAAATGACTCCCTACCGTCACAACACTTACAGAGAGCTTATCTCTATTATGCATAACTTGGGTCGTGGTATGGTTAAAGCTGGTATTAAACCTAACGGCGAAAACAAATTGCACATCTTTGCCTCTACGTCCCATAAatggatgaagatgttCTTGGGTGCCCAATCTCAAAACATCCCAGTGGTAACCGCCTACGACACTCTTGGTGAACGTGGTTTAATCCACTCAATGTTGCAAACCGAGTCAAACGCAGTCTTCACAGACAACGACTTGCTGACAAAATTGATTAACCCATTGAAAGAGGCCAAAGATCTTAAATTCTTGATTCACTCTGAAACCATTAATCCTAAGGACACCAGACAAAACGGTAAATTGTACAAAAATGCAAAGGAAGCCCTTGCTAAGATCAAGGAAGTAAGACCAGATCTAACAATTATCAGTTTTGATGAACTTCTGAGATTAGGTAAGAAGAGTAAACACGAAATTGAACCACACCCACCTAAACCAGAAGATCTGTCATGTATCATGTATACCTCTGGTTCTACAGGTGATCCAAAGGGTGTTGTCCTAACTCATGCAAACATCGTCGCAGGTGTCGGTGGTGTCTGCCATAATGTCTACGGCGATGTTGGCCAAAACGACCGTATTATCGCTTTCTTGCCATTGGCTCATATATTTGAATTGGCCTTTGAATTAGCTGCATTCTATTGGAATGGTATCCTTGGTTACGCCAATGTCAAGACCCTAACAAACCTATCTGTACGTAGATGTCAAGGTGACATGGTTGAGTTCAAACCAACCATTATGGTTGGTGTCGCTGCCGTCTGGGAAACTGTCAGAAAGGGTATCCTGGCCAAACTAGGGGAATTACCAGCCTACACTCAAAAGATTTTCTGGACGGCCTACAAATCTAAGGTTAAGCTAGATGAAGCTGGTTTACCAGGTGGTGGCCTCATCTCAAAGCTAGTTTTCAAAAAAGTCAAGGAGGCCACTGGTGGTTGTCTGAGAATTATCATGAACGGTGGTTCTCCAATCAGTGAAGATGCCCAAAGATTTTTAACTAATGTCCTATGTCCTATGTTGATCGGTTACGGTTTGACCGAAACTGTCGCTAATGCAACAGTGCTTTCCTTAAAAGCATTCAAATACGGTATTGCAGGTGATCTAAGTGGTGCTATCCAAGTTAAGTTAGTCGATGCTGCAGAATTGGGCTACTTGGCAAAGGACAATCAAGGTGAAATCTGGATTAAGGGTGCTCCTGTTATGTCTGAGTATTTCaagaatgaagaagagacaaAGAAGGCATTGACTGAAGACGGTTGGTTCCGTACTGGTGATATTGGTGAATGGAATGAAGACGGCCAATTGATTATCATTGACAGAAAAAAGAATCTGGTGAAGACCCTAAATGGTGAATATATTGCTTTGGAAAAGCTAGAATCTCTCTACAGATCCAACAAGTATGTTCAAAACATTTGTGTATACGCCGATCAAACTAAGGTCAAACCAGTAGGTATTGTTGTTGGTAACATGAAGCCTTTGGAAGCCTTAGCTAATTCATTGGGTCTACTAACTGGAGAAGAGACCATTGACTCTGTTTTACATGACAAGAAATTGGCTGCAGCTGTATTGAAGGATATGCTAGCTACCGGTAAGAGCCAAGGTCTGAACGGTATTGAACTATTGCAAGGTATTGTGTTTTTCGATGACGAATGGACTCCACAAAATGGTTACGTTACTTCTGCacaaaaattgaagagaAAGGAAATCTTAGAAGCAGTAAAAGACCAAGTCGAGGCCGTTTACAAAAATTAG